A section of the Desulfuribacillus stibiiarsenatis genome encodes:
- a CDS encoding YtxH domain-containing protein: MRISGMRTGFMMGSMIGLFAGMFLSSKAGHKVKEEFERTYSETKKQLRNFAGETAENATDTWDNIQQRMYNTVDETMDHMKHMRRDMEIGNTGMSDAGMGNMGSMKNMNGMTMDTFENTIKNDKSKTDALVQAFLSSEGIKTKKNK, translated from the coding sequence ATGAGAATTAGTGGAATGAGAACTGGTTTTATGATGGGAAGCATGATTGGATTATTTGCAGGAATGTTTCTTTCATCAAAGGCAGGACATAAAGTGAAAGAGGAATTTGAAAGAACATATTCAGAAACAAAAAAACAACTAAGAAATTTTGCTGGTGAAACTGCAGAAAACGCGACTGACACATGGGATAACATTCAACAGAGAATGTATAACACTGTAGATGAAACTATGGACCACATGAAGCATATGAGAAGAGATATGGAAATTGGTAACACAGGTATGAGTGACGCAGGTATGGGTAACATGGGTAGTATGAAAAACATGAATGGAATGACAATGGACACTTTTGAAAATACCATTAAAAACGATAAAAGTAAAACAGATGCTTTAGTGCAAGCATTCTTATCTTCCGAAGGAATTAAAACTAAAAAGAACAAATAA